The Acomys russatus chromosome 3, mAcoRus1.1, whole genome shotgun sequence genome has a window encoding:
- the Nynrin gene encoding LOW QUALITY PROTEIN: protein NYNRIN (The sequence of the model RefSeq protein was modified relative to this genomic sequence to represent the inferred CDS: deleted 1 base in 1 codon): MLLSGGRPPAQEWFMVQTKSKPRVHRQRLQVQRIFRVKVNAFQSRPDTPYFWLQLEGPRENTGKAKEYLKGLCSPELWKEVRYPPVLHCAFLGAQGLFLDCLCWSTLAYLVPGPPGSLMVGGLTESFTMTQNWLEELVARLRWGPAPVTTSRGAWETEVTQAFGAVVWLRGDQYAGDLLQLPPAVQELLLSLVREAAGKEDITEWISHFGTSATCSSPEVLICPDRQQQKEGSSLVTTGHGPGPFVEIGTLDRASENSQTVTSLEAAGPLIPARNSQQETAHQLAGFRPNKQGAMNSVGEEGPIVQAASSQDSSDNTHALLQPRQVQKGKDRVSLQPPVSALSSVCPSWKAWAPGPAFGPLWPGAVAATFWNINELQSLHLAWLLSQACFNFSFWQRPMAPTQLKLPGHNPLPLTLEWKQKELLPLPSAESPACRPDAELGREMALEHSTRLETPTKIISSPGMPGDCGTREKVSPGGCGTKEKVSPGDCGTKEKVSPGDCGTREKVSPGDCGTKEKVSPGDCGTKEKVSPGGCGTKEKVSPGDCGTKEKVSPGDCGTKEKVSTELLHIGPSLMSIPQTSSNCKDLEGLPSSALPTEQGGPTAQERQVPQTRMPGQLAPEGATVSETLEMSMAAAVSKVEHPPAGEGLSAAPNVPTTPKKSVVYTEPTAPKVPSASTKPAAPVVPTVPKAAAAQKMPSVKTPVGPLNPKVQTGPIAKAGSAAPQTPKRSTAAGPAVEEVKLPIEVLASKSSTAMSKGQGKAGRQCLQSSDTLASRSKHQFLKEGLLGAWEGGQRQSPHHPQASNTVASFQRYNEALNTPFEMNLSEEPGNPRLRRVVIDGSSVAMVHGLQHFFSCRGIALAVQYFWNRGHREVTVFVPTWQLKKNRRVRESHFLTKLHSLKMLSITPSQLENGKKITTYDYRFMVKLAEETDGVIVTNEQIHILMNNSKKLMIKDRLLPFTFAGSLFMVPDDPLGRDGPTLEEFLKKPNRLDMDIGNFLKVWKTLPPSPASVSELSNDADPEPSAGLQDVEEAREQRAEIVAEELVEEPGTPASDEEDEHSSSLGSEFGVASPSFPEEVLQCLSLHDPSEGALDIDLLPVVSPPCPDVPWDGEAPCEQVLGQLAQLTVPSNFTALSYFTGFMDAHRDAIPDYEVLVGPLHSLLKQKPDWRWGREHEKAFLALKRALVSVLCLATPNPQLPFYLEVTVSQVSLTAILHQEHSGKKHPVAYTSKPLLPDEDSEGPQSGGDSPYAVAWALKHFSQCLGDNPVVLCLSYASRTALDDETRESHKGSKAWLIRWSLLVQDKAKRDLELTLVHGLLGKNQLLTAASSMPRVFQLLPPFSDLATFICVHISGYCFYRTDNEDGDGEPCAGFGLYILSPTSPPVSLAFSCPPYTATYAHLAAVACGLERFGQSHLPVVFLTHCHWIFSVLWELLPLWKARGFLSSAGASLPHPSLLSYVIALTSGLSSPPFIYRTSYRGSLFAVTVDTLAKQGAEGGGQSWDLPTDVPAPVVTPHTKGRKPNLLALQLSDSTLADIIAKLQAGQKLSGPSPFSSAFNSLSIDKDSGLLMFKAEKHPRVWVVPRQLRRDLIFSVHDVPVGGHQRPEETYKKVRLLGWWPGMQEHVKDHCRSCLFCSPPNLTGGELKVIESPWPPRSTAPWSSLQIEVVGPVTVSEEGHRHVLIVADANTRWVEAFPLKPYTHMAVAQLLLQHVFARWGVPMRLEAAQGSQFARHVLVSCGLALGAQVTTLSRALQLPCLMSSEAYWEFKRALKEFIFLHGKKWAASLPLLHLAFRASTTEATPFQVLTGSEMRLMEPLWWEISSANIEGLKMDAFLQQLTRGLLDLHWKVADKASEKAENRRLRRESQEDGWGVGDQVLVLSLPRNGSSAKWVGPFYIGDRLSLSLYRVWGFPIPDKLGCVYPRSLMKAFAKSGMPLSLKDLEQ, encoded by the exons GAATATCTGAAGGGTCTGTGCAGCCCAGAGCTGTGGAAGGAGGTTCGCTATCCACCAGTCCTGCACTGCGCCTTTCTTGGGGCACAAGGCTTGTTCCTGGACTGCCTCTGCTGGAGTACCCTGGCCTACCTGGTGCCTGGTCCCCCTGGCTCTCTGATGGTGGGTGGCCTCACTGAATCTTTCACCATGACGCAGAACTGGCTGGAGGAGCTGGTGGCACGGCTGCGCTGGGGCCCTGCCCCAGTGACCACCTCCCGGggggcttgggagacagaggtgacCCAGGCTTTTGGGGCCGTGGTGTGGCTCCGCGGTGACCAGTATGCAGGGGACCTGCTGCAGCTTCCCCCAGCGGTCCAGGAGCTGCTTCTCAGCCTGGTCCGAGAAGCTGCTGGCAAGGAGGACATCACTGAGTGGATCAGCCACTTTGGCACCTCTGCTACCTGCTCCAGCCCAGAGGTCCTTATCTGCCCTGACCGGCAGCAGCAGAAGGAAGGCTCATCCCTGGTGACCACAGGACACGGCCCTGGACCCTTCGTAGAGATAGGAACCTTGGATCGAGCTTCAGAAAATTCACAGACAGTAACAAGTTTGGAAGCAGCTGGGCCCCTGATCCCAGCTCGGAACTCTCAGCAGGAGACAGCGCACCAGCTAGCAGG GTTCCGGCCCAACAAGCAAGGTGCTATGAACAGTGTAGGAGAGGAAGGACCCATTGTGCAAGCCGCCAGCAGCCAGGACTCATCAGACAACACCCATGCCCTCCTGCAGCCAAGGCAGGTGCAGAAGGGGAAGGACAGAGTCTCACTGCAGCCGCCAGTGTCAGCTCTGAGCAGCGTGTGTCCATCCTGGAAGGCCTGGGCCCCTGGACCAGCCTTTGGGCCCTTGTGGCCAGGGGCTGTTGCTGCAACCTTCTGGAACATCAATGAGCTGCAGTCTCTTCACCTGGCCTGGCTCCTCTCCCAGGCTTGCTTCAATTTTTCCTTCTGGCAGAGGCCTATGGCCCCCACTCAGCTGAAGCTGCCAGGACACAATCCTTTGCCCTTAACCCTGGagtggaagcagaaagagctgCTTCCTCTGCCCAGCGCCGAGAGCCCAGCGTGTAGACCAGATGCCGAGCTAGGGAGGGAGATGGCCCTAGAGCATAGCACGAGACTGGAGACCCCCACAAAGATCATCAGTTCACCTGGGATGCCAGGGGACTGTGGTACTAGAGAGAAGGTTAGCCCAGGGGGCTGTGGTACCAAAGAGAAGGTTAGCCCAGGGGACTGTGGTACCAAAGAGAAG GTTAGCCCAGGGGACTGTGGTACCAGAGAGAAGGTTAGCCCAGGGGACTGTGGTACCAAAGAGAAG GTTAGCCCAGGGGACTGTGGTACCAAAGAGAAGGTTAGCCCAGGGGGCTGTGGTACCAAAGAGAAG GTTAGCCCAGGGGACTGTGGTACCAAAGAGAAG GTTAGCCCAGGGGACTGTGGTACCAAAGAGAAAGTCAGCACAGAACTTCTGCACATAGGACCATCTTTGATGTCTATACCCCAA ACATCATCAAATTGTAAAGACCTGGAAGGGCTGCCCTCATCAGCACTGCCCACAGAGCAAGGGGGACCCACAGCTCAAGAGAGGCAGGTGCCTCAAACCAGGATGCCAGGTCAGTTGGCACCCGAAGGTGCAACAGTGTCTGAAACTCTTGAAATGTCCATGGCTGCAGCAGTGTCCAAAGTTGAACACCCACCCGCTGGGGAGGGGCTTTCTGCAGCTCCCAACGTGCCTACAACCCCAAAGAAGTCAGTAGTATACACCGAGCCCACAGCTCCCAAAGTGCCTTCAGCCTCAACAAAGCCAGCAGCTCCTGTGGTGCCCACAGTCCCAAAGGCAGCTGCGG CTCAGAAAATGCCTTCAGTGAAAACACCTGTAGGTCCCCTAAACCCTAAGGTTCAAACTGGGCCCATAGCTAAAGCAGGATCTGCAGCTCCCCAAACACCC aagaggtcCACAGCTGCAGGGCCAGCGGTGGAGGAGGTCAAACTCCCGATTGAGGTCCTGGCTTCAAAGAGTAGCACTGCCATGTCTAAGGGCCAGGGAAAGGCTGGAAGGCAGTGTCTCCAGTCCAGTGACACCTTGGCCTCCAGAAGTAAGCATCAATTTCTGAAGGAAGGACTTCTTGGGGCTTGggagggaggccagaggcagtcGCCTCATCACCCACAGGCCAGCAACACAGTGGCCAGCTTCCAGAGGTACAACGAGGCCTTGAACACACCCTTCGAGATGAACTTGTCTGAGGAGCCTGGCAATCCGAGGCTGAGGAGAGTGGTCATTGACGGCAGCAGTGTAGCCATGGT CCATGGCCTCCAGCACTTCTTCTCTTGCCGAGGCATTGCCCTGGCAGTGCAGTACTTCTGGAACCGAGGCCACCGAGAGGTCACTGTGTTTGTACCCACCTGGCAGCTGAAGAAGAACCGGAGAGTGAGAG AGAGTCACTTTCTGACGAAGCTTCACTCCCTCAAGATGCTTTCAATCACCCCCTCCCAGCTGGAAAACGGCAAGAAGATCACCACgtatgattacag GTTCATGGTAAAGCTGGCAGAGGAGACAGATGGGGTCATTGTCACTAATGAACAGATTCACATCCTAATGAATAATTCCAAGAAACTGATGATCAAAGATCG CCTGCTGCCATTCACCTTTGCTGGGAGTCTCTTCATGGTACCAGATGACCCCCTGGGCCGTGATGGCCCCACCTTGGAGGAATTTCTGAAGAAGCCAAACAG GTTGGACATGGACATTGGCAATTTCTTGAAGGTGTGGAAGACCCTTCCTCCCAGCCCAGCCAGCGTCTCTGAGTTGAGCAATGACGCGGATCCTGAGCCTTCAGCGGGTCTACAGGATGTGGAAGaagccagggagcagagagcgGAAATTGTGGCAGAGGAGCTGGTGGAGGAGCCGGGAACGCCAGCGTCCGACGAGGAGGATGAGCACAGCTCTTCCCTGGGGTCGGAGTTTGGAGTGGCAAGCCCTTCCTTTCCTGAGGAGGTCCTCCAGTGTCTCAGCCTGCACGACCCCTCTGAGGGGGCTTTGGACATTGACCTTCTGCCAGTCGTTTCGCCTCCCTGCCCAGATGTCCCCTGGGACGGGGAGGCTCCCTGTGAGCAGGTTCTCGGCCAGCTCGCCCAGCTCACTGTCCCCAGCAACTTCACTGCACTGTCCTACTTCACAGGCTTCATGGACGCCCACCGGGATGCCATTCCTGACTATGAAGTCCTCGTGGGCCCCCTGCACAGCCTCCTCAAGCAGAAGCCGGACTGGCGATGGGGCCGGGAGCACGAGAAGGCCTTCCTGGCCCTGAAACGTGCCCTGGTGTCCGTCCTCTGCCTggcaacccccaacccccagctgcCCTTCTACCTGGAAGTGACCGTCAGCCAAGTGTCACTCACGGCCATCCTGCATCAGGAGCACTCAGGAAAGAAGCACCCTGTCGCCTATACCTCAAAACCCCTCCTCCCCGATGAGGACAGCGAGGGTCCTCAGTCAGGGGGGGACAGCCCCTATGCTGTGGCTTGGGCCCTCAAGCATTTTTCCCAGTGCCTTGGAGACAACCCAGTCGTTCTTTGTCTTTCCTATGCCTCC CGGACCGCTTTGGACGATGAGACACGGGAAAGCCATAAGGGTTCCAAAGCGTGGCTGATCCGATGGTCTCTCTTGGTGCAGGACAAAGCCAAGAGGGATTTGGAATTGACCCTTGTCCACGGCTTGCTGGGGAAAAACCAGCTGCTGACAGCTGCTTCCTCAATGCCTCGAGttttccagcttctgcctcccttttCTGACCTGGCTACTTTTATCTGCGTCCATATATCTGGCTACTGCTTCTACCGCACCGACAACGAAGACGGGGATGGCGAGCCGTGTGCTGGGTTTGGTCTCTACATCTTGTCCCCCACCAGCCCCCCAGTCTCCCTTGCCTTTTCCTGTCCCCCGTATACAGCCACCTATGCCCACCTGGCAGCTGTGGCCTGTGGCCTAGAACGCTTCGGCCAGTCCCACCTCCCAGTGGTTTTCCTCACTCATTGCCACTGGATCTTCAGCGTCCTCTGGGAGCTCCTGCCGCTCTGGAAGGCCCGGGGCTTCCTCTCGTCTGCCGGGGCCTCTCTACCTCATCCGAGCTTGCTCTCCTATGTCATTGCTCTCACTTCTGGCTTGTCATCTCCCCCTTTCATCTACCGAACCTCTTACCGGGGCTCTCTGTTTGCTGTGACCGTGGATACTCTGGCCAAGCAGGGGGCCGAAGGGGGcgggcagagctgggatttgcCGACAGATGTCCCAGCACCGGTGGTGACTCCCCACACTAAGGGCAGGAAGCCCAACCTGCTGGCCTTACAGCTGAGCGACAGCACCCTGGCCGATATCATTGCCAAGCTGCAGGCAGGGCAGAAATTGTCCGGGCCTTCCCCGTTCAGCTCCGCCTTTAACTCCCTCAGCATCGACAAGGACAGTGGCCTGCTCATGTTTAAGGCGGAAAAGCATCCTAGGGTCTGGGTAGTCCCAAGGCAACTTCGGAGGGATCTGATTTTTTCTGTGCATGACGTCCCCGTGGGGGgccaccagaggccagaggagacctATAAGAAGGTGCGGTTGCTGGGGTGGTGGCCTGGCATGCAGGAGCACGTGAAAGACCACTGCAGGAGCTGTTTGTTCTGTAGCCCCCCAAATCTCACGGGGGGTGAGTTGAAAGTCATCGAGTCCCCGTGGCCTCCCAGGTCAACAGCTCCCTGGTCGAGTCTGCAGATCGAGGTGGTGGGTCCCGTCACTGTAAGTGAGGAGGGCCATAGGCACGTGCTCATCGTGGCTGATGCCAACACCCGCTGGGTAGAGGCGTTCCCTCTGAAGCCCTATACGCACATGGCCGTGGCCCAGCTGTTGCTGCAGCATGTGTTTGCGAGATGGGGTGTTCCCATGAGGCTGGAGGCGGCCCAAGGTTCCCAGTTTGCCCGGCATGTCCTGGTGAGCTGCGGGCTGGCCCTAGGGGCCCAGGTGACTACACTGAGTAGGGCCCTCCAGCTTCCTTGTCTGATGAGCTCAGAGGCCTACTGGGAGTTCAAGAGGGCGCTGAAGGAGTTCATCTTCCTGCATGGCAAGAAGTGGGCAGCCTCCCTGCCCTTGCTGCATCTGGCTTTTCGGGCCTCCACCACAGAGGCTACACCCTTCCAGGTCCTGACTGGGAGTGAAATGAGGCTGATGGAGCCGTTGTGGTGGGAGATAAGCAGTGCGAACATTGAAGGGCTCAAGATGGATGCTTTCTTGCAGCAGCTGACGCGGGGGCTGCTGGACCTCCACTGGAAGGTGGCGGACAAGGCGAGCGAGAAGGCGGAGAACAGGCGTCTCAGGAGGGAGAGCCAGGAGgatgggtggggtgtgggtgacCAGGTCCTTGTCTTGTCTCTCCCCAGGAACGGCAGCAGCGCCAAGTGGGTGGGTCCCTTCTACATTGGGGACCGATTGAGCCTGTCACTCTATAGGGTGTGGGGCTTCCCGATCCCAGATAAGCTGGGCTGTGTCTATCCCCGCAGTCTAATGAAGGCCTTTGCCAAGAGTGGCATGCCCCTGTCCCTCAAGGACTTGGAGCAGTGA
- the Cbln3 gene encoding cerebellin-3 — protein MKTTKQHHPRLSLALVLLSLGAGWAQEGSEPVLLEGECLVVCEPGRPAAGGPGGAALGEAPPGRVAFAAVRSHHHEPAGETGNGTSGAIYFDQVLVNEGGGFDRTSGCFVAPVRGVYSFRFHVVKVYNRQTVQVSLMLNTWPVISAFANDPDVTREAATSSVLLPLDPGDRVSLRLRRGNLLGGWKYSSFSGFLIFPL, from the exons ATGAAGACAACAAAACAGCACcaccccaggctgtccttggcCCTGGTGCTCCTGAGCCTAGGGGCTGGGTGGGCCCAAGAAGGGTCAGAGCCTGTCCTTCTAGAGGGGGAGTGCCTGGTGGTCTGTGAGCCAGGCCGACCTGCTGCTGGGGGGCCTGGGGGAGCAGCCCTGGGAGAGGCACCACCAGGACGAGTGGCATTTGCTGCAGTGCGAAGCCATCACCATGAACCAGCAGGAGAAACAGGCAACGGTACCAGTGGCGCCATCTACTTCGACCAG GTGCTGGTGAATGAAGGTGGGGGCTTTGATCGGACCTCGGGCTGCTTCGTGGCCCCTGTCCGCGGAGTCTACAGCTTCCGATTCCACGTGGTAAAGGTGTACAACCGCCAAACTGTCCAG GTGAGTCTGATGCTGAACACGTGGCCAGTCATCTCAGCCTTTGCAAACGACCCTGATGTGACCCGAGAAGCAGCCACAAGCTCTGTGCTGCTTCCCCTGGACCCAGGGGACAGGGTGTCCCTGCGCCTTCGTCGGGGGAATCTTCTGGGTGGCTGGAAGTATTCAAgcttctctggcttcctcatcTTCCCACTCTGA